Genomic window (Calditrichota bacterium):
CGCGGCACCAAGACGTACTCATAAGTCTTCGCCCCAGAGATGGCTTCGCTGCCGCGGTTAATCTCCTCGCTCACCTTCGGCTTGTACTGCTCCAAGTCCGAGGGGATGGCGACCGCAGGCTCTTTGACCATCATGATGTTCCCGGTGCCGCTGATTCGCACCGTGAGCGTCACCGCTTCATTCGTCTCCACTTCGGCCTTGTCCAGTCCCGCAGAGATGTGGAAATTCCCCACGGCGCCGGAGAAGTCAGCAGGCTTGCCCGCTTCGGGAAGGGGAAGCACTTCCACCTTTACCGGTTGCGAATAGATGGCCTTCCGCACCACGCGCGCGAAAAAGGGATCATCGAAAAAGCTGTCAAAGAAGTCACGGGGCCGGCGCGCGCGTGGCTCCCGCACCTCGCAATCGATGCCCATAGCGTCGATGGTCACGGTGCCAGGCGATGTGGGGAAAAGGATCATCTTCTTCAAGTCGGCCACCACGAACTGGCGACCACCCACCACCTCCTGACCCTGCACAGGCCGCTGCGGCAAAGGGAGCTCCTCCGCCCAGAAGCCAGAGGTCGTCGGCAACTTGGTGATGGCGTAGTTGGTCACCTCCACCCGCGTGTAGATGCGAAAGGTCACCACCACAGGCTGGTTCTGGTACACTCGCCGCCGATCGACAATGGCCTTGAGGAAGAGATTGCCCTCAATGCCGGAGTCGGTCCCCAACTGTTCCGGTTGGCGGCCAGACGGCGCGGGCTGCTGCGCAGGCGCGGGGCTCGCCACCACTTGCAACGTCACAGGCTGGGCCTTGAAAACCTCCCCCTTGTAATTGACCTGCACTGCAGGGATCTCGAACTGTCCCTCTTTGACCGCCAGGTAGCGGAAGGAATAGCTCTTGCTGACCGACATGCGGCCGTTGATGAACTGAAAGCTCGACGAGGTGCCACTGGAGCCAAGATAGGTGGCGAATGCGCTCAAGTCGGGAAGCTCAGGGGGAGCGGCATCGTTGGCATTTGCTCCCTGGTACTCCACGATCAGGGTGAAAGGCTGATTGACTGCCACCACCTTGGCGTCCACACTCATGGTGACCGTGAGGTCGGCACCCCAGAGTGGGCCGAGGCCGCACAGCAGAAGCACAGCAGCCAAGCCGCAGTGCCTGAGGACCCTCGATGCAGTGGTGGTTGTGGGCAGAGTTCCGCTCATCCTACCAGTCCTTCACCACGCGTCTGCTCCCCTGGGAGGACACTTTGCGGCTCTCTTGGGCATCCTTTTCGCTCTGGTTAAGCGCATCAAGGATGCGCGCTGCATCCTCCTTGGACATCTCTTGTCGATCCTTCTGTTGCCCAGCCTGCTCCTGTTTTTGCTCCTGGCCGGATTGCTCCTGCTGCTGGGCCTGTTGCTGGTCTTGCTCGCCTTGATCGCCCGACTGCTGCTGCGCCTGTTGCTGCTGTTCTTGTTGCTGCTGTTGCTGTTGTTGTTGACCAGCTGGCTGTTTCTGGGCGTTGTTCTTCAGCAGCGCGCGCACATACTCCAGGTTGTACTTGGCGTCCACATCGTCAGGGTCCAACTGCAGCGCCTTCTGGTAGGCAAGGATGCTTTCCGGCAGCTTCCCCATGCGGAAGAGCGTATTGCCCACGTTGTAGTAGGCCTTTGCCTGCGTGGCTACGTCCGGACTGTTCAAGGACTGGTCGTACTCCTTGAGTGCTTCCTCATAGTTCTGGCGCTTGTAGCTGGTGTTGCCAAGGTTAAAGTGAATCACGGGCGAAAGCGGGTCCTGGTTGAGGGCATCGCGATACTTGTCGGCAGCCGCCTCATACTTCTCCTGGGCGTAAAGGCGATTGCCTTCAAGCACTCGTTTGCGCCCGGCCTGAGCACACGCTATGGCAGGGAGCAGGACGACAAGCACAATTGTCATGACGCGATTCTGCATGAGCCGTTCTCGCTGCTATTCAAAGCGCCCGTGCCATTCTCGCCTAAGTGTACGTCGTTCCGGGATGAGCGGTTCCACAATCAGCAGCACCAGCACGAGGAAAACGATGTACTGAAATCGGTCTTCGAACTGGGAGAAGCGCAAGGAGGCCAGTTCCTTCTTTTCCATGCCGGCGATCCGCTCGTAGATTTTGTCGAGCTCCATGGCGCCGCCGGTCGCGCGGTAGTAGGCGCCGCCCGTCTCCTGCGCAATCTTCTGCAGGGTGATTTCGTCCAGCCTACTGGTGACGCGCTGCCCACTTCTGTCCTTCTTGTAGTCCACCAGCTGGCCGCGCTGGTCATACACGGGTATAGGCACCCCTTCCACTGAGCCGATGCCGATGGTGTAAATGACAATCCCTTCGCGGGCGGCTTGCTTGGCCACTTCCACAGGGTCAGAGCCGTGGTCCTCGCCATCGGTAACCAGCACCAGCACCTTGTGTTTGCGCTCTTTCTGCTCGAAGGCTCGCATCGCCACGGCAATGGCCTCGCCGATGGCGGTGCCAGGCGTCGGGATGAGGCTGGGGTCCATGATGTCCAGAAACATCTCTGCGGCCGCGTAATCCAAGGTCAGAGGGCACTGCAGGAACGCCTCCCCGGCAAATGCGACCAGGCCGATCCTATCGCCTTGCAGGCGATCGATGAACTGTTGGATCTCCCTCTTCGCCTTGGCGAGCCGGTTGGGCTTGACATCCTCCGCCTGCATGGAGAGCGACACATCGAGCGCAACCACGATGTCCACGCCGCTGCGCTTGACTTCTTCAAGCTTAGTGCCGATCTGCGGCCGGGCCAGCGCCAGAATCATCAGGCTGAGGGCGAGTACGAGCAACGCCGCCTTCAAGATCTGGCGCCGCCTGCTGGTATTGGCCGCAAGCTTCTGCAACAAGGGAAGATGGCCAAACCGCTCCATCGCCCGGCGCTTCCAGTGAAAAGCGAGCGCGTAGAAGGCCACCAGCAGAGGGACCAGGAACAACAGGTACAGCAGATGTTCGTTCGCAAACCGCAGCATATGGCACAGACACCTATGGGATTTTGCGAAACCGCGTGTGCGCCAACACCACTTCCACCATCAGGGCGGCAAAAGCTACCGCCAAGAAGCGCGTGAAGAGCTCCTTGTACGTAGTATACTCCTTCACCTCGATCTTGGTCTTTTCCAATTCGTCGATCTCCTGATAGATCCGCGCCAAGGCGGCGGTGTCGGTGGCACGGAAATAGCGGCCACCAGTGATCCTGGCGATCTCCTTGAGCAAGTCCTCGTCGATCTCCACCGGCATGCGCACGTATCGTTTGCCGAAAAACGGGTCTTGCACGGGATACAGGGCCTCCCCTCGCGTGCCGACGCCGATGGTGTAGACGCGCACCTTGAAGGCCCGGGCGATACGCGCCGCAGTGAGGGGGTCGATCTCCCCGCGATTATTCCTCCCGTCCGTGAGCAGGATGACGACCTTGCTCTTGGCAGTACTTTGCCGCAGCCTGTTGACGGCATTGGCCAGGCCCATGCCAATGGCGGTCCCGTCCTCGATCATGCCCGGTTCGATCTGGCTCATGAAGGTCAGCAGCACGCCGTAATCCATTGTCAGTGGGCACTGCGTGAAGCTTTTTCCCGCAAACACGACCAGGCCGATGCGGTCGCTCTTGCGACCGCGGATGAACTGCGCAGCCACTTCCTTGGCGGCCTCGACGCGATTCTTCGGCTTAAAGTCCTCAGCCAGCATGCTGGTGGAGATGTCCAGGGCCATGACGATGTCCACACCCTCGGTGGTCACCTCCTGCTCAGTGCGCCCCGATTGCGGCCGGGCAAAGGCAATGATGGCCATGACGATTGCCAGGAGGCGCGCCACGAACAGCGAGTGCCGCCACGGAGAGGTACGCGACGCCCCGACTTGCTTGAGGGTTCCCACCTGCGAGTACTTTATGGTGCCCGAGGCGCGGCGCTGCCGCTTGACGTACCACAAGACGAGCAGCGGCACGACGGCCAGCAGGGCGAGGAATTCTGGATTGGCAAAGCGCACCATCTACTCGCCCTCCTGGTCCCGCTGTGTGGCGGCTTCCGGGTGCGCCGTCTCGCCGACCGCCTCAACTTCCGGGCCAGCGACAGCTTCGGTCTCGGCGGCTACCTCGGCCACTACGAGTTTCGTGCGTTCCACAAAGTCGTAGGCCAGGTGCACGGCGCGCTCGTTTTCCTGGGCGCCGGGAAGATACTTGGCAAACTTGACCAGGTCGCTCAACTCCAGCAATTCGCGCAGCAGCTCACGCTCCTCGCTGCCCAAGGCGGCCTCCTCCATCGCCTGCAGCACCTCGCCGGTGGTCATCTCCAGCGCCGCTACGTAGAACCGCCCTTCGATGTATCGCCGTACGATCTCGGAGAGTTCGCTGTAGAACTGCTTTGTCTCACCTTTTTCCAGCAGGCCAGACCGGACAAGGGCGTCAAGCTCCTCCAGCGCAACCTCATGGGCAGGTCGCGGGGGCTTCTCTTTCCTGGGGAGCAGTCCCTTGCCCTTCCGGTAGCGGATGAAGGCCACTACTGCCGCCGCCAGGAGAAGCAGAGCGAGCGCCCCGACCCCCGCTCGACGCAGAAGCCTACCCCAGTCTCGCGGTATCTCCAGCGGCGGCTTGATGTCGCGGATGTCCCCTGCTTGGTCAGGGTTCAGGCTCAGCACGGTGATCTTGATCGGCTCGGTACGCAGTTCCCGCCTGGTGGTATCCGCGGCCGTGTGATAGCGGACAGTGAGCGGCGGTATCTCAAACTCGCCAGTCTCGAACGTTGAGATCACGTACTCCGTCTGCTCGGTGATGAGGTCCCCCTGTTTGCTGGGCTCTTTCACCGCATAGTCGCGGATTTCGAACATCCCCAAATTGGCGCCCAGGCTCGGCATTTCGACCACCACGTCGGCAGTCCGCTTCACGGTCACGGTGTAGACGATGCGGTCGCCGATGTAGATGGTCGCGCGGTCGACCTTCGACTCCACCGTGATGGCCGCCTGCGCCGGCGCAAGAAGAGCCGCACCAGCCATCAGGCCGGCAACCGCCAAGTTCCTCACTCTGTGCCCAGGAAACCTCATCACCGCCGCCTTTGCTGTCCTCTCTCGGCTTTCGTCTGGCTCAGCGCACCTTGCTCTCGTAGATCTGTGCCTGCTCGGCCGCCATCACCCTGCTGAGCAACTCCTCGTACTTCTCCTGAAACTTCTCCCGGTAGTAATCCCGCGCCACCTGGTCCCGGACGTCCGTGAAGAGCTTCTCCTCGATGACCTTGCCGTCTTTGTCCTTTACGGCATAGCGGTCCTTGTACGCCTGGAAGTAGAGTTTCAAGGCGGACTCGTCCATCTCGATCTTTTGGGCGATCTCCTGCTGCAACAGCTTGTTGACCATAAGCGAGCGCTTGGCCTGGAAAGCGCCTTCGATCACCTCTTTGTCATTCTCTAAGCCCTGGCGCTTGGCCGTGTCATACAGGAGCTCCGTGGCCACCAGATTCTTGAGGAACTCTATCTTCTTCTCCGGGGTGTTGAATTCCGCCTGCATGTACGGCGGCAGTTGACTGATCTCAAAGTCCAGATCCCCTTGGGTGATGGTACGCGAGCCGATTCTCGCTAAAACCTCCCCAGGGCGACTCGTACGGACCTGGCTCTTGTCCAGTGCGCTGCTTTCTTCCAGGGCGCGCTGCGCATCCACCGAGCGCTGCATGCGCTCCAGGCAGGCGACGATCTTCTTATTGGCCTCGCTCACCAGGGGTGAATTCGGATAGAGGTGCTTTATGCGCAGATAGCAAGCCAGGGCATTCTCATAGTCCTTGAGACGGTCGAAGTAGATGTCGCCGATGATGTACGTGATGTTTGCCCTCTCGCGGTCATCCTTCGCAAACGCGGCAAGGTAGCGCTCATACTCCTGCACTGCCTGTTTGAAAAGTTGCTGATTGTAGAGCACATTGGCAAATTCCCTCACCAACTCCGCGTTGGCACTCGGGCCGGACTTCTTGCCGCACCCCACAAGGAGCGCAGTCAGTAGCGCTACAAAGCCTGTGGCAAGAAAAAGCGTACGCTTCATGCAAGAACCTCCTCGAAGTACATTGCTGGTCAACGGAACCGCTTGGCGCGCATGCGGAAAAAGCGAATGAGAGGCTCGACGTAGGACTGGTCGGTGCGAATGTCCACGTGGTCGACGTTCATGGTGCGGAACATGCGCGCCCGTTCCTCTGCATCACTGAACGCTCGTTGCTGGAACATCTCGCGCACCTCAGCGCTGGAGGTGTCCACCAACACCACCTCGCCGCTCTCGGCGTCCTCCAGCTCGATGAAGCCGACGTCGGGCAACGACACCTCGCGCGGGTCGGTGATGGTCAACGCCACCAGGTCGTGTTTCTTGTTGGCGACGCGTAGGGCCTTCTCATAGCCGCTGCTGATGAAATCCGACACGAGAAAGACCACACTGCGGCGCGTGATTACGCGACTGAGGTATTCCAGGGCGCCGGCAATGTCTGTGCCCGTCCCCTGCGGGCGGTGGTAGAGCAGCTCGCGCACCACGCGCAGGACGTGCGTCTTGCCCTTCTTCGGCGGCACGAACTTTTCGATGCGGTCGGTGAAGATGATGAGCCCCACCTTGTCGTTGTTGCGAATGGCGGAAAACGCCAGCAGGGCGCAGATTTCCGTGGCGATTTCGCCCTTCATGCGCTCCACGCTGCCAAAGTTGCCGGAGGAACTCGCGTCCACCAGCAGGACCACGGTGAGCTCACGCTCTTCTTCGAAGACCTTGACATACGGGTGGCCCATGCGCGCAGTGACGTTCCAGTCGATGGTGCGAATATCGTCACCGATCTGGTAGTCCCGCACCTCGGAAAAGTCCATGCCCCGGCCCTTGAACACGGAGTGGTACTCGCCGGAGAAGACGTCGTTGACAAGGCCACGCGTCTGAATCTCAATGGCCTTGACCTTTTTCAGAATCTCCTTGGGGATCATCGCTCTCTTCGCCGCCCGTCTCGAGGCCCCCGTGCATCACGGCACTTCAATCTTGTTGAGGATCTTGCGCACTACATCCTCGGTGGTGACTTCCTCGGCTTCGGCCTCGTAGGTGAGGATGATGCGGTGACGCAAGACGTCCATGCCGATGCTGCGCACGTCCTCCGGCGTGACGTAGCCGCGATGGCGCAGGAAGGCGTGAGCTTTCGCCGCAAGCGACAGGTAGATGGAAGCACGCGGCGAAGCGCCATAGGCGATGAGGTCCTCTAACTCGTCCAGGCCGTACTCCTTGGGGTTACGGCTGGCAAAGACAATGTCGATGATGTAGCGCTCCACCTTCTCGTCGATGTATACTTCCCGGACCACGGCACGCGCC
Coding sequences:
- a CDS encoding protein BatD translates to MSGTLPTTTTASRVLRHCGLAAVLLLCGLGPLWGADLTVTMSVDAKVVAVNQPFTLIVEYQGANANDAAPPELPDLSAFATYLGSSGTSSSFQFINGRMSVSKSYSFRYLAVKEGQFEIPAVQVNYKGEVFKAQPVTLQVVASPAPAQQPAPSGRQPEQLGTDSGIEGNLFLKAIVDRRRVYQNQPVVVTFRIYTRVEVTNYAITKLPTTSGFWAEELPLPQRPVQGQEVVGGRQFVVADLKKMILFPTSPGTVTIDAMGIDCEVREPRARRPRDFFDSFFDDPFFARVVRKAIYSQPVKVEVLPLPEAGKPADFSGAVGNFHISAGLDKAEVETNEAVTLTVRISGTGNIMMVKEPAVAIPSDLEQYKPKVSEEINRGSEAISGAKTYEYVLVPRFPGEHHIKPVRFSFFDPAAGSYRTLTTPELVLRVRKGAREVAAMAGPMTKEEVRLVGQDIRFIKSDIRLSPRGRRPFGAGLLWGVTIFPLVLLAGAVVYRRHLDRLAGDVAYARNRRANRLAMRRLHKAKGLISTKTEKEFYAEVARSLLGYVADKLNTSAAGLISEEAERQLVQRNVPREQVEALMSCLRECDYRRFAPTTATVEDMKQFYERARAAIVGLEGAL
- a CDS encoding tetratricopeptide repeat protein, with product MTIVLVVLLPAIACAQAGRKRVLEGNRLYAQEKYEAAADKYRDALNQDPLSPVIHFNLGNTSYKRQNYEEALKEYDQSLNSPDVATQAKAYYNVGNTLFRMGKLPESILAYQKALQLDPDDVDAKYNLEYVRALLKNNAQKQPAGQQQQQQQQQEQQQQAQQQSGDQGEQDQQQAQQQEQSGQEQKQEQAGQQKDRQEMSKEDAARILDALNQSEKDAQESRKVSSQGSRRVVKDW
- a CDS encoding VWA domain-containing protein, translated to MLRFANEHLLYLLFLVPLLVAFYALAFHWKRRAMERFGHLPLLQKLAANTSRRRQILKAALLVLALSLMILALARPQIGTKLEEVKRSGVDIVVALDVSLSMQAEDVKPNRLAKAKREIQQFIDRLQGDRIGLVAFAGEAFLQCPLTLDYAAAEMFLDIMDPSLIPTPGTAIGEAIAVAMRAFEQKERKHKVLVLVTDGEDHGSDPVEVAKQAAREGIVIYTIGIGSVEGVPIPVYDQRGQLVDYKKDRSGQRVTSRLDEITLQKIAQETGGAYYRATGGAMELDKIYERIAGMEKKELASLRFSQFEDRFQYIVFLVLVLLIVEPLIPERRTLRREWHGRFE
- a CDS encoding VWA domain-containing protein; the encoded protein is MVRFANPEFLALLAVVPLLVLWYVKRQRRASGTIKYSQVGTLKQVGASRTSPWRHSLFVARLLAIVMAIIAFARPQSGRTEQEVTTEGVDIVMALDISTSMLAEDFKPKNRVEAAKEVAAQFIRGRKSDRIGLVVFAGKSFTQCPLTMDYGVLLTFMSQIEPGMIEDGTAIGMGLANAVNRLRQSTAKSKVVILLTDGRNNRGEIDPLTAARIARAFKVRVYTIGVGTRGEALYPVQDPFFGKRYVRMPVEIDEDLLKEIARITGGRYFRATDTAALARIYQEIDELEKTKIEVKEYTTYKELFTRFLAVAFAALMVEVVLAHTRFRKIP
- a CDS encoding DUF58 domain-containing protein; the encoded protein is MIPKEILKKVKAIEIQTRGLVNDVFSGEYHSVFKGRGMDFSEVRDYQIGDDIRTIDWNVTARMGHPYVKVFEEERELTVVLLVDASSSGNFGSVERMKGEIATEICALLAFSAIRNNDKVGLIIFTDRIEKFVPPKKGKTHVLRVVRELLYHRPQGTGTDIAGALEYLSRVITRRSVVFLVSDFISSGYEKALRVANKKHDLVALTITDPREVSLPDVGFIELEDAESGEVVLVDTSSAEVREMFQQRAFSDAEERARMFRTMNVDHVDIRTDQSYVEPLIRFFRMRAKRFR